The following proteins come from a genomic window of Vicia villosa cultivar HV-30 ecotype Madison, WI unplaced genomic scaffold, Vvil1.0 ctg.002629F_1_1, whole genome shotgun sequence:
- the LOC131639431 gene encoding membrane steroid-binding protein 1-like, which produces MGTFQLWWQAQKEVVFAFTGLSPITFYTLAAILIALYFSVSSLFASSSSDRHHQTRHIQAEVPPLRPPVQLGEITEEELKGYDGKDHDKPLLMAIKGQIYDVSQSRMFYGPGGPYALFAGKDASRALARMSFEEKDLTGDISDLGPFEVDALQDWEYKFMEKYVKVGTIKKEVPVPESTGDQSESTPRDVDAVNPTAAAVKSDETPSKVDADKD; this is translated from the exons ATGGGAACCTTTCAGCTGTGGTGGCAGGCCCAAAAGGAGGTCGTCTTCGCCTTCACCGGTCTATCTCCGATCACTTTCTACACTCTAGCGGCGATTCTAATAGCCCTTTACTTCTCCGTTTCTAGTCTCTTTGCCTCCTCCTCCTCCGACCGTCACCACCAAACGCGCCACATCCAAGCGGAGGTTCCCCCTCTCCGACCTCCGGTTCAGCTGGGTGAAATCACCGAAGAAGAGCTCAAGGGTTACGATGGAAAGGATCATGATAAGCCCTTGCTCATGGCCATTAAGGGTCAGATCTATGATGTCTCCCAGAGCAG GATGTTTTATGGACCCGGCGGTCCTTATGCTTTATTTGCTGGCAAGGATGCTAGTAGAGCTTTAGCAAGGATGTCTTTTGAAGAGAAAGATCTGACTGGTGATATTTCCGATCTTGGCCCATTTGAGGTTGATGCATTACAAGACTGGGAATACAAGTTCATGGAGAAGTATGTTAAGGTTGGAACTATTAAAAAGGAAGTTCCAGTTCCCGAGTCCACCGGCGATCAATCGGAATCTACTCCCCGCGATGTTGACGCTGTTAATCCAACTGCTGCAGCTGTTAAAAGTGATGAAACACCTTCGAAGGTTGACGCAGATAAAGATTAA